The following are encoded in a window of Kitasatospora sp. NBC_01250 genomic DNA:
- a CDS encoding thioesterase II family protein: protein MSVPTSAAHDLWIRRFHQAPDAKVRLLCLPHAGGSASFYFPVSAALSPQIEVLSVQYPGRQDRRLEPSIGTITELADQVHRVLGALDDRPLALFGHSMGAVLGFELARRLEAEGRVPAALFVSGRRGPATHRAEFVHQRDDDGLVGELKTLSGTNTALLGDEEILRMILPAIRNDYRAIETYERPPGGPLSCPIVTLIGDDDPKSTVDEAKVWAEETTGDFSLRVFPGGHFYLAAQQRAVLGEITDRLRPYTG from the coding sequence ATGAGCGTCCCGACCAGCGCCGCACACGACCTGTGGATACGCCGCTTCCACCAGGCCCCCGACGCCAAGGTGCGCCTGCTCTGCCTGCCGCACGCCGGTGGCTCGGCCAGCTTCTACTTCCCGGTGTCGGCCGCCCTGTCGCCGCAGATCGAGGTGCTCTCGGTGCAGTACCCGGGGCGTCAGGACCGGCGGCTGGAGCCGAGCATCGGGACCATCACCGAGCTGGCCGACCAGGTCCACCGCGTTCTGGGCGCGCTGGACGACCGTCCGCTGGCCCTGTTCGGCCACAGCATGGGCGCGGTCCTCGGCTTCGAGCTGGCCCGCCGGCTGGAGGCCGAGGGGCGGGTGCCGGCCGCGCTCTTCGTCTCCGGGCGCCGCGGCCCGGCCACCCACCGCGCCGAGTTCGTCCACCAGCGCGACGACGACGGCCTGGTGGGCGAGCTCAAGACGCTCAGCGGCACCAACACCGCGCTGCTGGGCGACGAGGAGATCCTGCGGATGATCCTGCCCGCGATCCGCAACGACTACCGGGCGATCGAGACCTACGAGCGCCCGCCGGGCGGCCCGTTGAGCTGCCCGATCGTGACGCTGATCGGCGACGACGACCCCAAGTCCACCGTGGACGAGGCCAAGGTCTGGGCCGAGGAGACCACCGGCGACTTCTCGCTGCGGGTCTTCCCCGGCGGCCACTTCTACCTGGCCGCCCAGCAGCGCGCGGTGCTCGGCGAGATCACCGACCGGCTGCGCCCCTACACCGGCTGA